The window taatattattacaaaattatttttcattaagaaaaatatgttactatatatattattttgttttcgtttgcctctcattttttaacaataatgatTAATGTCACTTTtgcattaattttttcatatgcACCTTCAATTCTCATTTACCCACTTTGTTTATTCattataatatttcttttttataaaagctccttttctattcttctattttatttttcttttctacttgtTTCAGTATTATCATTCAAAACTCTCTCTAATCTCTTCCCATTCCAATTTTAATCCTCACCCACAAACATCACATATCATTACTATCTATTGAATCCTAAGGTTATACGTCGTTATATGATTACTATTTATTGAATCTTGCTGTTATACGTCATagaatgaatttattaaaaaacgaATAATTGATTTggtcataatataaaatatcatattgttttctatttagGTTTTATTGATGTGAAATAACGTGTTGTTTTAGTTTTGCACTTTccaaaatgtatatttttttccttaatcacactattttaaaatccatTATACATACAAATGGATGTAATATCAATTCTTcaagtttaatatttgttttaccTTCGACATTATTAGAATCACTTCTCTAAAAGCACTTCTACAATTTTTGGTATAAGTGACACATCATAAGTCTATATATACCCTTGTTTTCTTCATTCCGTTCACCTTCTTCTATCTCATTGTTTTGTTCTCTTCTATCAATTCTCAATGACTcaatctattttaattatttactttttgagTTTGGTGGTGTTCGTTAATGGCGGCGTTCCATTTGAGTTCTTCCAATTCGTGGAACAGTGGGGGCCGAATGTATGTAATACTGGCGCTCGTGTCTCTCCATGTCATACTCCGCCTCAAGCCAAGTTCACTATTCATGGCTTGTGGCCAAGTAATCACAGTAATGCTCATCTTCTTTGTCAATCAATAACGAAATATACCAAGGTTTCCATcttctttaatatttgtatGTGTTCTTTTTAATCTATCTTTAACATTTTAACTAATATAACGTTGTAACATGCtttaattttaggttttattacTTGAAAGACAACTGAATATATCTTGGCCAGATTTAAAAGGTGGGATGAACAATGAATTTTGGACTCATGAATGGAATTTTCATGGAAAATGTTCAGATCCTCCTTTTAgcttatttcaatattttcaaatgtctTTGAATCTTCTACAAAAATTTGATGTGTTGGCCATCTTAAAGGCTGCCGGGCTCAACCCTCAAACCTCCCAAAACATTGGAATCCAAAACATCATGACCCCTATTCAAAGGACAACCAAAAAGTATCCTGGCATCCGCTGctacaaaaatgttaaaacgGGCAAGTCGCAGTTGAATGAAATTGTACTGTGTTTGGAAAAAGATGGTGCTACCCTCATCGACTGCCCTACATTTGTTAGTAGCACTTGTGCAAAATCAATTGTATGGTAGAAAGTTGGTTTAGGATGTacttaaaaacaaactattatatactaaaaaataataaataacattttcgTATTATTATGATGGGATGTTGGTTTTTGGTAACTTGagagaaacaaatattaataagaCCTTATCTGTTTCTGGTGTTTACTTAATgaatattgatattgatattaacACTCTCTTTCGAGTGTTTACTTTGTAAATTTTGGCGGAAATATGTTCTCCACAAAGAAGTTTGTTGAGGATAATATTGTCATTTTCGCTTCGGTTTGGATTTATTCATAAACCATAATTATCACTCACCCGGAAGGTTCGGTTCGGGTTGGGGTTCAGCATTagattagaaaagaaaagaaaagaaaagaaaagaacgcTTCTCTCCTTCCTTCTCCCTCTCCCTTTCCTCTCTGTCTCTAATCTCTATTGCTTTGTACCAACGTCGTTTTCTCTGTTGTTTTGGGTTCTTCTCCCTCCTTCTTTATACAACACATAAACCCACTCATCGTTCTCCACCACCGCTGCAACGAATGCCCGCGTCTCGCCCATCGTCCTTCTAGTTTCCCTCCTCATCCATCAGTCTCTCTCACCCCTTCGTAGTCATCACACTGGAGACAGAGGTATACTCTCTTTGATTTCTCCATATATACTTTCCGATTTTTCCCTTTCAAAACTGCAACATTTTAAGTCTTAATTGGCACCTCTATGATCTCGCATGTACCACTCTTTAAAACCACAACCCTAATATGCACCCCACCACATTTTGAATCTGTtccaaataaattatcaatCTTCGTGTGAGGTATGATGTCTCCTAGTAGATGAGTATTGTGTTTcttgttgaaattttgtgaaatgtgttttttttttttctctgttcTCATACTCATGAATCGATGACTTTTGACCCATGAATCAATGACTTCTGTAGATACATGGAGTTTGCAATAACTTATAGACTAATATAATTGGGTTAGATGTGAGTTAATATAATTGGGTTAGATGTGAGTTAATATAATTGGGTTAGATGTGAGTTAGTTGGAGAAAAGATGTTGTAGATCAAATTTGGGCAAATGGATCCAATTTCTACTGAATCAGCTTAGGGCtatgaagatataatattcttCTGTGCTCCAAGTTTTCATATATTCTTTTGTGCTCCAGCTCCCGCTTCAGGTTTCTCTTCCTTTGCTTTGAATTTGGACTGATTTTGACCACCCAATAGATGTTTATGTACTTGCCAGTTGATGCCTGATGTTTTCATTGCATCCTTGCAGAACTTTGATACATTTTTATGGTTCGTGaatatttcattgtttttcgcttttttccaaataatttaatgaaatttctaCTAACTAAAacaccattttaaaaaacagatGGAGCAAATTTAGACTATTAGTAATAAAGTATATTAAATTCGATTATTAGGATAAAAAGTcgtagatatatataaattttcttttcaaatttggtgtATAAAACCTCAACATGTTAGAACTCTCAACTCCCTTAACGATCTAGCTTCTTGCATTTGTGTATGATTTTTGCtgctaaaatatttttcattcttagtTCTACTTATCTACATACATATAATACTGCCCTTGTTCTTTGATTGTTGAGTTCAAGTTATTAAGTGTTAACTATTGTTTTGCGAGTATCTCCGTGCATCTTCTAATGGTGGCTCAACATCATCTAGCAACtcctacaaaattaaataacacaacaaattagaaaatcaaTCAGAAAAGCCATTCAGCCGAATATGGCTGCCCAACTAAGAaaccaaatatgaaaatgaaaaaccaaaaaacccTTTAGATAAATACATGGAAGCCCAACTAAGAaaccaaatatgaaaatgaaaaaccaaaaaacccTTTAGATAATATATGGAAGCCCAACTAAGAaaccaaatatgaaaataaacaacCCTAAAAACgatttgtcatttttgtgattttttgaaatgaaacGTTTTAATTGGTCATTTCCCTTTGTCACCCGATATGGCAACCCAACTCAGAAACCAAAtatggaaaaaggaaaaacccTAAAGACATCTATCATCTTCTCCATTTCCTCCCTCAGGTTCTTGTTTGAAACAACGGTAGATTGATCTCCAATCTCCACCGCACTCCATTATTTGCAAGCCTCACCATTCTTCACGGTAaaacttcacatttacactctattcttttctattgattttaatttttgctcTTTTCTCTTACAGTTAGTATTTTCATCGTAAACATAACAATAATGGTGGTTTCTGATGTTGTGATTCAAATTCTATCCAAGCTTCCACCACAATCTCTTCTTCGATTCAAGTCTGTTTGCAAATCCTGGTATCATCTTATCAACCATCCTAAATTTGTAACAAAACATCTCTTAGATTCTTTTCCCCATAAACATGTCCTCATCAAACGTGCCCTCACCAACCACTCTGGCAAACAAGAACTTGTGTTCTCCATCCTCAAATTCTCTCTCAATGGATCTGTGTCTATTATGGACATCAATTTGACATTCCAAGAGATCGATCCACTTTTAGAACTTTGTGGCCATTCTCACGGCTTAGTTTGTCTTTCCGATTGTGACGATGCGTTCCTTGTTAATCCTATGACCAGACAGTTTCATAAACTTCCGCCATCGATTCTTATCTTTCGTGGTTGCCATCATGACGATCCTGATTATTACTCTGCAATACCATTTACTATCGGATTTGGGTATGATGCAAAATCTAGCGATTTCAAAGTTGTTAGAATTGTGAGTTGTCGAGGACAAGCAAAATCCAGTATGAGAGTGgaaatttatgatttgagCAAAGATAAATGGAGAGAAATTGAAGCTCCTGATTTGTGTGGCAATGCGAGATTTATACCTTCATTTGATATGTGTCACGAAGGAATATTTTATTGGTGGGGATATGGTGAACCAAGGATTAACGAAGTGGACTCTATTATAACATTTGACATGAGTGAAGAGATTTTTGGTAAAATTTCACTACCGGAGAGCTTCAATGACACAAAgcataaaataagtttaaggGTTTTGAATAAATCCATTATCCTTTTTGTCTATCCATTTGAAAGTAATGAGACAAATATTGACATTTGGGAGATGGAGAAGGATGAATCTAGTGTTGTTTCGTGGTCGAAGCTATTGACCATTGACCCTCCTTTTGGAGTTGAGCATCCATTGTTGTTTGTAAGTTGTGAAGAACTGTTAATGGAGTCCAGTGAAGGACATGTGATTATGTATAACACGGCAACTCAACTATTCAAAAAGCTTCCAATAGAAGGGGATGTAACTTATGCAAAACCTCACAGATTTGAAGCTCATGATCTTTTTATTGAGAGTTTGTTACCGGTGGAAGGGGGAAGAGATATGATCAATTAcgatttttagtattttcgGGTTTTACTATTGTAAGTCATATTGTTTGATGTATGTTCTTTGAGTGATATgagttttagtatttttcaaattattttaattaatgtttagattttgttacTTAGCTTTCACACAGTAAAATTGTATTGCTTTTAGAgtataatgtttatttttaatgtataGATTTAATACATAACaaaacttatttctttttcaatttttgttgaaatattaacaaattaagtcaacaaaaataacaaatgaataatgatgGATTGTaaacacaataatttaaatagaattagcataatgaatttaaatgcatattaataattagttttttcattaaaaatatatatacaatataattactatttttatgGTTGCTAATAATATCAGTTTGCTTATTTTGTCAGTGTTGGCATTTTTAAGAAAtccttaattatattatatcacaACCTATAAATCAGTTTCGTTATtatcatatattaatattagtcTATATTGAATACAcatattattgttaatattgAAATGTATTTAATGTTACAAATTAGATAATTCTGTTTTAAAATCCTTGGAAACAAAGCTTtttaaggaaaagaaataaaatatgaatataaattgaaaattcttatACCCAAATATGAATATCAATTGGGAATTCTTATATGCTACGTAGTTACCAATCATTGATTGTTACAAAATTCTTATAATTCACttgttaatattatttcaaaattattttaattaaaaaatatattttttaataagtatatatattatttttttcgttGGCCTCtgattttttaacaataatgaataatgtcacttttgcattaatttttcatttgcactttggaagaaaaatgtaaaaaaaaatacatatattgtTTGACAACCTATTTTGTAGTCcattcattgttttttatacTCTGGAAGCTTGTGCTTCCTCCTAACTTTTCCATGAGTTTGAATGACAAACATTATTCAAATCTGTGaattgctttttattttttcttaatttaatttagaaagttTGTCCATCAACTTTCAAATACTACATATGATGGTCGTTGCAGGCCAATTATTACTgtcatttttatcattttcgaTAATTCTATTGACGATCAACTCGATCGGATTGTCATCGACTGAccttgaaaatattaatttaaacatttttaataaataaaaaaccaaacatataaaagtaattataaaaaaaaacgtttttcTCCAAGGAATTCCAATTAAGCACTTTGTTTATTCGTTATAATATTCCAATTAAGcacattaaaaaagaacttttaaaaaatacaatttgttttattagaaTAGAGAGcctaaaacattttttcccCTAAAAACATTTAGAGTTTGAGCTGAGGGATTTCCTAAAAACGCAACTTTAGTGAATAGAACTTTGTCatgcattattttaaaattctaaacagAATAAACTAGAATTATTGAAGTTATCAAGtctaaaaacaaatcaaaaatGCTTTCTACAATTTTATcaatcaaaattagaaaacagcATTCAACAAATCCAAGTTCCAAACAAGCCATCCATCCTGACCCTGACGAAAGAAAAGGTACTACCAAGAGACTAGTAAAAGGTTAGTAGTTTCTAAgcaaaatggaagaagattGAAGTGTTCCTCAACAtaagatggaaaaagaagatgacTGCAAAATCTGGAAAGTAGAACAATCTTCCAGGCCAGAAACTAGAGATGGTTGATTGGCCTTGCCAGCTGACTGATGTTCGGTACCGAAAAATTATACTCTCACAGGACTTCGAGTTAAGGAATGAATTACCAAAAATTCGCTGAGGAAGTGAATTTGATGAGTTGGAAGAGAGTTTTGCTTCCTTTTCAGTTAACTGCAAGCTCAGCTGGTAAGAAACTGAGTGTGTCTTGGTTGGAGAGCTTAGTCTTTGAGATCTTAAGCACCTGCACTGCTTCTTCAACCTTGGCAGCCAGAGATTCAGGTGACTCTAACAGGAGTAGCAATTCCGAGTTGTCCATCTCCAGAAGCATGCCCGTAATTTTCGCAGCAAGGTCCGGCTGCAAGTGTCATTTCTAATTCTCAGCAATCAATCCTTACCTTATTTTCTAGCGTTGGTGTGTGTGTGGTGACTATAGAATCATCCAGTATCCTAAGCAGGGCATGCAAATTAATTGTGAACTTTGGCACAATCATTTCTTAATCGCTCCTAAAAAGCAAACATGCTCTAAGTAATATGGTCACAATCAGTTGTACCTTGCGCTTTTGGACTAAGGGGTAAAGATGCTCCCCAAGGATCTGTTTCTGTTGGTCTGGGGGAGAGGAAGCAAGCATGCTGCTCAGTATTTGTGACCCCTGAGAGACATCTCCAACAGAATTAaaagcagcagcagcagctgAGGCTCCAGAAGTTTTGTTCGTTTCACATGAGCGAGCATTTGGGACATACTTAACCTGTCCGGTCCACTACAACAGAAACCTCagaaaatcatattttacAGTAGAACACACCATATGAATATAACACCTTAGAGTGGCCAATGACTGATTAAGGACATGTTTGGTAATGATTCTAACAAGCATATGTTTGAGAGTGATTCTAGAAtggttaaaattgaaaagatccCTAGAAtggttaaaattgaaaagatccCAAcagataagaaaaaatagattacCATAGAAACCATTCCGATAAAGTCTATCCCACTCTAAAAATCAGAATAATGGGACAAAAACGAGGGCATAAGAAGGCAAGTGAATAATTCGTAGAAAGACCAAAACAGTTTACCTGCTGATTGCTGGATGATTTTGCAGTAACTACTGACTGATTGGCATCTTGTGAATTTTGCATATATGAGACAGATTGGACTCCATTCTGATGAGAAAGAATTGGTCCATTCATTTTGCCTCTGTTCTGTCTGGGTTGCCTCGAAGCAGTCGGTATCTGTGGAGTAAACGTTAGAGATTCTAagaatcataataataattccaCTCTTGCTGAAAagacaaaatgaagaaagaatgcttaattttttttttaaaatggctTACAAAAAATGGCTTACAAAATGGCTTACAAAAAAACCGACATATAGGTTCAATCCAAGAAAAGTTTTAACTTACAATAGGTAGTGGTGAAGGTTGAAAGCCAGGTCGTGCAGGAGATGTATACGTGTTAGGTCTCCACCCAGGCCTCATACCTAAAGGCTGAAACATCAGACCTGGACGAGATGCTACAGGTGGAACAACACCAGGTGCTGGGTAGTAATAAGGTGGGTAACCACCAGGAAAAATTGTAGTTGACGGTCCTGGTATCCCTGCCAGCCGTTGAGCAAACTGAAGCTTCAATTGCATTTGTCTATCCTCTTTTCTTTGTGCTATTGCCAAATAGAGCGGCTTCCCGTGAAACATGCATCCTATGGGTATACAGTATTCAGTATACGGTGTCCAAGGAAAGGCAATTAGCAGAGACTTAACCAATAGAACATAAGAAATATATGATAGGTAGAcaataaaacaagaaatagaTGCCAATTAAGCTGtgtgaaatatatttttaagttttttccaTCTAACAATTCATACTTGAACATTCATTCTTAAACTTTACTTAATTCTACAAATCCATGGATTCAAGTTTCTACAAGATTGCCTAACCAAATTTCAGTTCGAgtaaggaagaaaatgaaaacttcCTTCAAAACTTAAACAATTCAGGAACACGAGCAACACAACTAAACACGTATATTGAacgtttaagaaaaaaattatattagtaGTTCCTGTGCACTCATCAACTACTAATGTACCTTGCAAAGTGTTCACAGCTCTTTTAGCTTCATCGGGATTGGAAAAGCAGACAAATCCAAACCCTTTGTTTATTCCCTTGTCATCTCGCATAAGTTTTGACGAAGTGATGGTGCCAAATTGACTAAAACGCTCTCTTAGTTCTTCATCAGTAACATCATCATCGATGTTCTTCACATACACATTTGATCCCTATGTGTGATAGGAACATGTTGTTTGTTAGGAAAAAAGAGACTATAATTATACCAAGAATGAAAAGGACGAGTTTTAAAAGGTACCTTGTATTTTAACACTTGCTCCTTACATTTCTCTTCATAATGTCGACGTAATACTTCCTCACGCTCGGTCTTCTTTTGTGCCCTCGCAATGTAGATAACCTTAGAACCTGATAAAGAAAGACCCATAGTGACATTAattgagttaaaattaaataatctaGTTGAGAACAAAGGGGACAAAAAAAAGATGTATTTTGTACCAAGTTGTGATCCATTAAGTGTTTCCAATGCACGTTTGGCATCATCAGAGTTTTCAAAGTTGATAAAGCCAAAACCCCTTGACACCCCATTCTCATCCCTTGAAATAATCATGCTGGAAATTTTTCCAAACTCAGAGAATTTCTCCTGCAAATGCTCTTCCCCAATTTCTGGGTCAAGATTTTTCACGTACAAATTGGTATATTTAATATCAGGATTGGCCAAAACTCGATCACTTTTCCTGACAAACTTTCCAACATATCTGTGACACATGTTATGAATGTAAATTAACAcatacaaataataaacatcGAACAGTTACTAAAAATTGTGAATTCTCatgtatattaattatttcattgcaTGGCTGATGAAGTGAGAAGTGCTGTATTTACATCTGCTTATCCCCAACAGTAAATCCATTCAGTGACTCTATGGCAGCATTTGCAGATTCCTCAGACTCAAATTGAACAAAGCCATATCCTTTGCTCTTTCCATCATCGGATGTGGCAACTTTGCTGGACAGAAcatttccaaatttcttaaatAGCTCTTGAAGTCCTAAACTATTGATTGAATCGCTCAAGTTCTGTGTTGGTTAGTCAAGTTAAccagaaaaagaacaaaagaagacaattattaaaatgtcaattttagGCATATAACGTGATATTGATTTTACAGGCCAAATTATTCTCTCTGGTAAAAACAGCATAAACCTTAACAAACA of the Cucumis sativus cultivar 9930 chromosome 3, Cucumber_9930_V3, whole genome shotgun sequence genome contains:
- the LOC101203793 gene encoding polyadenylate-binding protein 7 isoform X1; this encodes MQKPHSPNSFSSFFLLLFPSLQSPVLETEIQYSSSSFSLTLSIYSIIINHTDSKENRHHHYSGVCVICVSMAAVSQPTAHASPASLYVGDLHPDVTDGQLFDAFSGFKSLASVRICRDSSTGRSLSYGYVNFISPQDATNAIEVMNHSMLNGRAIRVMWSRRDADARKSGIGNVFVKNLSDSINSLGLQELFKKFGNVLSSKVATSDDGKSKGYGFVQFESEESANAAIESLNGFTVGDKQIYVGKFVRKSDRVLANPDIKYTNLYVKNLDPEIGEEHLQEKFSEFGKISSMIISRDENGVSRGFGFINFENSDDAKRALETLNGSQLGSKVIYIARAQKKTEREEVLRRHYEEKCKEQVLKYKGSNVYVKNIDDDVTDEELRERFSQFGTITSSKLMRDDKGINKGFGFVCFSNPDEAKRAVNTLQGCMFHGKPLYLAIAQRKEDRQMQLKLQFAQRLAGIPGPSTTIFPGGYPPYYYPAPGVVPPVASRPGLMFQPLGMRPGWRPNTYTSPARPGFQPSPLPIIPTASRQPRQNRGKMNGPILSHQNGVQSVSYMQNSQDANQSVVTAKSSSNQQWTGQVKYVPNARSCETNKTSGASAAAAAFNSVGDVSQGSQILSSMLASSPPDQQKQILGEHLYPLVQKRKPDLAAKITGMLLEMDNSELLLLLESPESLAAKVEEAVQVLKISKTKLSNQDTLSFLPAELAVN
- the LOC105434964 gene encoding F-box protein CPR1-like, translating into MVVSDVVIQILSKLPPQSLLRFKSVCKSWYHLINHPKFVTKHLLDSFPHKHVLIKRALTNHSGKQELVFSILKFSLNGSVSIMDINLTFQEIDPLLELCGHSHGLVCLSDCDDAFLVNPMTRQFHKLPPSILIFRGCHHDDPDYYSAIPFTIGFGYDAKSSDFKVVRIVSCRGQAKSSMRVEIYDLSKDKWREIEAPDLCGNARFIPSFDMCHEGIFYWWGYGEPRINEVDSIITFDMSEEIFGKISLPESFNDTKHKISLRVLNKSIILFVYPFESNETNIDIWEMEKDESSVVSWSKLLTIDPPFGVEHPLLFVSCEELLMESSEGHVIMYNTATQLFKKLPIEGDVTYAKPHRFEAHDLFIESLLPVEGGRDMINYDF
- the LOC116402724 gene encoding ribonuclease MC-like encodes the protein MTQSILIIYFLSLVVFVNGGVPFEFFQFVEQWGPNVCNTGARVSPCHTPPQAKFTIHGLWPSNHSNAHLLCQSITKYTKVLLLERQLNISWPDLKGGMNNEFWTHEWNFHGKCSDPPFSLFQYFQMSLNLLQKFDVLAILKAAGLNPQTSQNIGIQNIMTPIQRTTKKYPGIRCYKNVKTGKSQLNEIVLCLEKDGATLIDCPTFVSSTCAKSIVW
- the LOC101203793 gene encoding polyadenylate-binding protein 7 isoform X2 yields the protein MQKPHSPNSFSSFFLLLFPSLQSPVLETEIQYSSSSFSLTLSIYSIIINHTDSKENRHHHYSGVCVICVSMAAVSQPTAHASPASLYVGDLHPDVTDGQLFDAFSGFKSLASVRICRDSSTGRSLSYGYVNFISPQDATNAIEVMNHSMLNGRAIRVMWSRRDADARKSGIGNVFVKNLSDSINSLGLQELFKKFGNVLSSKVATSDDGKSKGYGFVQFESEESANAAIESLNGFTVGDKQIYVGKFVRKSDRVLANPDIKYTNLYVKNLDPEIGEEHLQEKFSEFGKISSMIISRDENGVSRGFGFINFENSDDAKRALETLNGSQLGSKVIYIARAQKKTEREEVLRRHYEEKCKEQVLKYKGSNVYVKNIDDDVTDEELRERFSQFGTITSSKLMRDDKGINKGFGFVCFSNPDEAKRAVNTLQGCMFHGKPLYLAIAQRKEDRQMQLKLQFAQRLAGIPGPSTTIFPGGYPPYYYPAPGVVPPVASRPGLMFQPLGMRPGWRPNTYTSPARPGFQPSPLPIIPTASRQPRQNRGKMNGPILSHQNGVQSVSYMQNSQDANQSVVTAKSSSNQQVKYVPNARSCETNKTSGASAAAAAFNSVGDVSQGSQILSSMLASSPPDQQKQILGEHLYPLVQKRKPDLAAKITGMLLEMDNSELLLLLESPESLAAKVEEAVQVLKISKTKLSNQDTLSFLPAELAVN